In Panulirus ornatus isolate Po-2019 chromosome 9, ASM3632096v1, whole genome shotgun sequence, one genomic interval encodes:
- the LOC139750149 gene encoding uncharacterized protein, with protein MNKLVRITIITLILGLSLLAVIFTANWLLLAEQERLSSLLQARHKDSYSVSIPLLGTFIPKPLELPRVPNPDVNALFVLPQTLKDVLALRKMVYQPEALTFVDRLKVFLYHCSLSLLVVPVVVLVVLGILILGLCILYRYKNILTGLWRRLKGLLLRDCAFCGKTVDEFYLMVVYIIVELCPEAPDTSEDSTETVVDSPEDNAPEVEDTPDDAPELSKTLQKMMLLKLSKTLQKMMLEDTAEDDAPEVVEDTPEDDAPEVVKDTQEDDAPEVVEDTPEDDASVVVEDTPEDDTSVQSGRSNRKTPAQSSKKTRSRRKKIRPHRKKSTPAQGSGDRDSPVRESGKNRTPAKDSNTHEAGNDNFRRDRRWLEFLEMPTEEREFVQKETPSIEDEFGIKIKFPKRRNYIILQGGRQAVGQACLKLQRLVDLSQPSGVDLLAEVNNTSYRVRPNRIWPCGNVLRKVNVDPSLHGVLIGRSGQTVQGIRNKYCVDIYVPGKSEEYKTIDIVGQSKDVQAAKKEVLRLIRQSTRRSSRMYGNFLRRSTQSYERTSRRRGPKAVSGDVAEEVKSEVVTDDVAEEVESEVVTDDVAEEVESEVVTDDVAEEVESEVVTDDVAEEVESEVVTDDVAEEVESEVVTDDVAEEVESEVVTDDVAEEVKSEVVTDDVAEEVKSEVVTHDVAEEVKSEVVTHDVAEEVKSEVVASGDDWREDTEGFWRVD; from the exons atgaataaattagtACGTATTACTATCATCACCCTTATCCTGGGGTTGTCTCTCCTCGCCGTGATCTTTACTGCGAACTGGTTGCTGCTGGCGGAGCAGGAGAGGCTCTCGTCCCTCCTGCAGGCGCGACACAAGGATTCCTATTCAGTATCAATACCTCTTCTGGGCACATTCATACCCAAGCCCTTGGAGCTTCCGAGGGTGCCAAACCCAGACGTGAACGCTCTCTTCGTTCTCCCTCAAACACTGAAGGACGTGCTTGCCCTACGGAAGATGGTGTACCAGCCCGAGGCCCTCACCTTCGTCGACCGCCTGAAGGTCTTCCTGTATCACTGCAGTCTTTCACTCTTGGTGGTGcctgtagtggtgctggtagtgttgggGATCTTAATCCTGGGACTGTGCATCCTGTACCGTTACAAGAATATCCTGACGGGACTCTGGAGGAGACTTAAGGGGCTCCTTCTCCGGGATTGTGCATTCTGCGGGAAAAC GGTAGACGAATTCTATTTGATGGTCGTCTATATAATAGTTGAACTATGCCCAGAAGCCCCAGACACTTCAGAAGACTCTACTGAAACTGTTGTAGACTCTCCAGAAGATAATGCTCCTGAAGTTGAAGACACtccagatgatgctcctgaa ttgtcgaagacactgcagaagatgatgctcctgaagttgtcgaagacactccagaagatgatgctcgaagacactgcagaagatgatgctcctgaagttgtcgaagacactccagaagatgatgctcctgaagttgtcaAAGACACTCaagaagatgatgctcctgaagttgtcgaagatactccagaagatgatgcttctgtagttgtcgaagacactccagaagatgatacTTCTGTTCAGAGTGGTAGGAGCAACAGGAAGACTCCAGCTCAGAGTAGTAAGAAGACCAGAAGTCGTAGGAAGAAGATCAGACCTCATAGGAAGAAGAGTACTCCAGCTCAGGGTTCTGGCGATAGGGATTCTCCAGTTCGGGAGTCTGGTAAGAACAGAACCCCAGCGAAGGACTCAAACACCCACGAGGCTGGTAATGATAACTTCAGGCGAGATAGGAGGTGGTTGGAGTTTTTGGAAATgccaactgaagagagagagtttgtccaGAAGGAAACCCCATCTATTGAGGACGAATTTGGTATTAAGATTAAGTTCCCAAAGAGAAGGAACTATATCATCCTGCAAGGAGGACGTCAAGCTGTCGGTCAGGCTTGCCTAAAACTGCAGCGTCTGGTGGACCTGTCTCAGCCCAGCGGTGTCGACCTCCTCGCGGAAGTGAACAATACCTCGTACAGGGTTCGTCCTAACAGAATTTGGCCATGTGGGAACGTCTTACGAAAGGTGAATGTTGACCCCAGTCTTCATGGTGTACTTATTGGTAGATCGGGGCAAACCGTGCAGGGCATTAGAAataagtattgtgttgacatttacGTGCCCGGGAAGTCAGAGGAGTACAAGACAATCGATATTGTCGGACAAAGTAAAGATGTGCAGGCGGCCAAGAAGGAGGTGCTGCGGCTCATTAGACAAAGCACCAGGCGTTCCTCCAGAATGTACGGCAACTTTCTGAGGCGCTCCACCCAGTCCTATGAAAGAACGTCCAGGAGGAGGGGGCCTAaggctgtgtctggtgatgtagccgaagaggtgaagtctgaagttgtgactgatgatgtagccgaagaggtggagtctgaagttgtgactgatgatgtagccgaagaggtggagtctgaagttgtgactgatgatgtagccgaagaggtggagtctgaagttgtgactgatgatgtagccgaagaggtggagtctgaagttgtgactgatgatgtagccgaagaggtggagtctgaagttgtgactgatgatgtagccgaagaggtggagtctgaagttgtgactgatgatgtagccgaagaggtgaagtctgaagttgtgactgatgatgtagccgaagag gtgaagtctgaagttgtgactcatgatgtagccgaagaggtgaagtctgaagttgtgactcatgatgtagccgaagaggtgaagtctgaagttgtagcTTCTGGTGATGACTGGCGAGAGGATACGGAGGGGTTCTGGCGTGTTGACTGA